Proteins found in one Leguminivora glycinivorella isolate SPB_JAAS2020 chromosome 4, LegGlyc_1.1, whole genome shotgun sequence genomic segment:
- the LOC125225818 gene encoding 17-beta-hydroxysteroid dehydrogenase 13-like isoform X1 — protein MSDTLGTVMIVLELLWTLIKVYAENIRCIYKVFIPDEPKEVRGEIVLITGAGHGIGREIALRFGKLGATVVCVDVNAKGNEETVQMIKDNGGKAFNFECDVSNRAAVFSLADKVTKEVGEVTILVNNAGVMPCQPFLNWTEQNITSTLNINVAGNLWTLQAFLPAMKKRNQGHIVTLSSMAGHIGTSNLVPYCGTKFAVRGIMEALENELYEETDGKSNIKFTTICPYTVNTGLAKNPRIRFQKANKVVDAGEAAELIVDAVRRNQWTITIPGHLYYAERFFTRFLSPPAVRILHKFIGAGVNPHAD, from the exons at gtCTGACACATTGGGCACCGTAATGATCGTCCTAGAACTGCTGTGGACTCTTATCAAAGTGTATGCGGAGAATATTCGATGCATCTACAAGGTGTTCATTCCGGATGAGCCTAAGGAGGTCCGAGGAGAAATAGTTCTT ATTACCGGCGCGGGCCATGGAATCGGCCGAGAGATTGCGCTGCGCTTCGGAAAACTGGGCGCCACTGTAGTGTGCGTGGACGTCAACGCCAAAGGCAACGAGGAGACTGTTCAGATGATCAAGGATAATGGCGGGAAGGCGTTTAATTTCGA ATGTGACGTATCGAACCGAGCTGCAGTCTTCAGTCTCGCAGACAAGGTCACCAAAGAAGTGGGAGAGGTGACGATTCTGGTCAACAATGCTGGGGTCATGCCGTGCCAGCCTTTCTTGAACTGGACTGAGCAGAACATCACCTCCACTCTTAACATCAATGTTGCTGGGAACCTTTGG ACCCTCCAAGCATTCCTGCCAGCAATGAAGAAGCGGAACCAGGGTCACATCGTGACTCTCTCGTCCATGGCAGGCCACATCGGCACCAGTAACTTGGTGCCGTACTGTGGGACCAAGTTCGCGGTCCGTGGCATCATGGAGGCTCTGGAAAACGAGCTGTATGAAGAGACTGACGGCAAAAGCAAT ATCAAATTCACAACCATCTGCCCCTACACCGTGAACACGGGGCTGGCCAAGAACCCTCGTATCCGTTTCCAGAAAGCGAACAAGGTGGTAGACGCAGGGGAGGCGGCGGAGCTTATCGTGGATGCAGTCAGGCGGAACCAGTGGACCATCACCATTCCTGGCCACTTATACTATGCAGAAAGG TTCTTCACACGTTTCCTGTCTCCACCTGCTGTCAGGATTCTCCACAAATTCATCGGTGCTGGCGTAAATCCTCACGCCgactaa
- the LOC125225818 gene encoding 17-beta-hydroxysteroid dehydrogenase 13-like isoform X2: MIVLELLWTLIKVYAENIRCIYKVFIPDEPKEVRGEIVLITGAGHGIGREIALRFGKLGATVVCVDVNAKGNEETVQMIKDNGGKAFNFECDVSNRAAVFSLADKVTKEVGEVTILVNNAGVMPCQPFLNWTEQNITSTLNINVAGNLWTLQAFLPAMKKRNQGHIVTLSSMAGHIGTSNLVPYCGTKFAVRGIMEALENELYEETDGKSNIKFTTICPYTVNTGLAKNPRIRFQKANKVVDAGEAAELIVDAVRRNQWTITIPGHLYYAERFFTRFLSPPAVRILHKFIGAGVNPHAD; this comes from the exons ATGATCGTCCTAGAACTGCTGTGGACTCTTATCAAAGTGTATGCGGAGAATATTCGATGCATCTACAAGGTGTTCATTCCGGATGAGCCTAAGGAGGTCCGAGGAGAAATAGTTCTT ATTACCGGCGCGGGCCATGGAATCGGCCGAGAGATTGCGCTGCGCTTCGGAAAACTGGGCGCCACTGTAGTGTGCGTGGACGTCAACGCCAAAGGCAACGAGGAGACTGTTCAGATGATCAAGGATAATGGCGGGAAGGCGTTTAATTTCGA ATGTGACGTATCGAACCGAGCTGCAGTCTTCAGTCTCGCAGACAAGGTCACCAAAGAAGTGGGAGAGGTGACGATTCTGGTCAACAATGCTGGGGTCATGCCGTGCCAGCCTTTCTTGAACTGGACTGAGCAGAACATCACCTCCACTCTTAACATCAATGTTGCTGGGAACCTTTGG ACCCTCCAAGCATTCCTGCCAGCAATGAAGAAGCGGAACCAGGGTCACATCGTGACTCTCTCGTCCATGGCAGGCCACATCGGCACCAGTAACTTGGTGCCGTACTGTGGGACCAAGTTCGCGGTCCGTGGCATCATGGAGGCTCTGGAAAACGAGCTGTATGAAGAGACTGACGGCAAAAGCAAT ATCAAATTCACAACCATCTGCCCCTACACCGTGAACACGGGGCTGGCCAAGAACCCTCGTATCCGTTTCCAGAAAGCGAACAAGGTGGTAGACGCAGGGGAGGCGGCGGAGCTTATCGTGGATGCAGTCAGGCGGAACCAGTGGACCATCACCATTCCTGGCCACTTATACTATGCAGAAAGG TTCTTCACACGTTTCCTGTCTCCACCTGCTGTCAGGATTCTCCACAAATTCATCGGTGCTGGCGTAAATCCTCACGCCgactaa
- the LOC125225288 gene encoding EF-hand calcium-binding domain-containing protein 1: protein MAASCIALRGVKIFLNAGRAAAARKASSSPVVRRKPKPPVPGAKPPQKVFDALLKSTKFNKYELEALYTMYRNLVSAAQSAAPTGIGQPAPKADGIDQSTFRDVMHNTFDLVTEEAILERIWVTWERPSGGEGAIKFEAWAKGLSRMLRGTEDERKMHCFAVYDLNGDGCITKDEMFLLLKNSLLKQPGDEDPDEGVRDLVELVLKKLDIDRDGRVSFEDYKQAVEQEPLLLEAFGQCLPSKRHSAAFLRTLVTK from the exons ATGGCCGCGAGCTGCATCGCGCTccgtggcgtgaaaattttcctGAACGCAGGCCGAGCGGCTGCTGCAAGGAAGGCTTCTTCGTCCCCAGTAGTGAGGCGGAAGCCCAAACCGCCTGTGCCTGGTGCCAAGCCACCGCAGAAAGTTTTTGATGCTTTGCTTAAGAGCACTAAATTTAACAA GTACGAGCTGGAAGCGTTGTACACGATGTACCGAAACCTGGTGTCGGCTGCGCAGTCAGCAGCCCCGACCGGCATCGGACAGCCAGCACCCAAAGCCGAT GGCATAGATCAAAGCACCTTCCGCGACGTAATGCACAACACCTTCGACCTGGTCACCGAAGAAGCTATCCTGGAGAGAATCTGGGTGACCTGGGAGCGCCCATCAGGCGGCGAAGGAGCCATCAAATTTGAAGCCTGGGCGAAGGGCTTGAGCCGAATGCTGAGGGGGACTGAAGATGAGAGGAAAATGCACTGTTTTGCTGTCTACGACTTGAATGGGGATGGCTGCATTACGAAGGACGAGATGTTCTTGCTACTCAA GAATTCCCTCTTGAAACAGCCAGGGGACGAAGATCCGGACGAAGGAGTACGTGACCTGGTGGAACTTGTTCTCAAGAAGCTGGATATTGATAGGGACGGCCGAGTGTCTTTCGAAGATTACAA ACAAGCGGTTGAACAGGAGCCTCTCCTGTTAGAAGCCTTTGGCCAGTGCCTGCCTTCTAAGCGACATTCAGCCGCCTTTCTTAGAACACTAGTCACTAAGTGA